From Desulfobacterales bacterium, a single genomic window includes:
- the recO gene encoding DNA repair protein RecO gives MPDFSTPAVLLRRVEYGDYDLILTFFTRSEGKIPVIAKSAKKSVKRFGGMLELFSLLNIVCATGPGRRLPLLRETSLDAGLPKLAADITKTAIAGYWAEIVNEWSEEGKQQIHLYHLLRYALIELNRGEIPPPVLSMAFQMKFLSLAGLAPNLTDCQACNRKITDMEGNHLSFNIKTGRLTCSQCQKTTTEGLHLTKGTVRQLQWMDRIPLNQVSRIRCLPQAIKEGQAFLETFLPHHLGKRPKSLDFLNKIRS, from the coding sequence ATGCCGGATTTTTCCACGCCTGCCGTCCTGCTCCGCCGGGTTGAATATGGCGATTATGATCTTATTCTAACCTTTTTTACCCGATCCGAGGGTAAAATTCCCGTCATCGCCAAGTCCGCCAAAAAAAGTGTCAAACGATTCGGCGGCATGCTGGAATTATTTTCCCTGCTGAACATTGTCTGTGCCACCGGACCGGGCAGACGCCTGCCCCTGCTTCGGGAGACCTCTCTTGATGCAGGGTTGCCGAAACTGGCCGCGGATATCACCAAAACCGCGATAGCCGGCTACTGGGCAGAAATCGTCAATGAATGGTCTGAAGAGGGCAAACAGCAGATTCACCTTTATCACCTGCTTCGGTATGCGTTGATCGAGCTGAACCGGGGGGAAATCCCCCCCCCGGTGCTCTCGATGGCATTCCAGATGAAATTTCTGTCCCTGGCAGGTCTCGCGCCCAATCTGACCGATTGTCAGGCGTGCAATCGAAAAATTACCGATATGGAAGGCAATCACCTTTCATTCAACATTAAAACAGGCCGCTTAACCTGCAGCCAATGTCAAAAAACAACCACCGAGGGCCTTCACCTCACCAAGGGCACGGTCCGCCAGCTTCAGTGGATGGACCGGATTCCCCTGAATCAGGTATCCCGAATCCGCTGCCTTCCCCAAGCCATCAAAGAGGGGCAGGCATTTTTGGAAACCTTTTTGCCCCATCATTTGGGGAAACGGCCCAAGAGCCTGGACTTTTTAAATAAGATAAGGTCATAA
- the glyQ gene encoding glycine--tRNA ligase subunit alpha, translated as MNFQDVILTLQSYWSKKGCLLVQPYDLEVGAGTFHPTTLLKAIGPEPWRVAYVQPSRRPTDGRYGENPNRLQHYYQFQVMLKPSPTDVQQLYLESLKALGVDPLAHDIRFVEDDWESPTLGASGLGWEVWLDGMEITQFTYFQLAGSIELSPIPVEITYGLERITMYLQGVDNVYDLKWNDSVTYGQVYHQQEVEQSTYNFEKADVKKLLGFFNAYEAESKQQIDSGLVVPAYEYCLKCSHTFNLLDARGAISVTERTGYIARIRNMARLCAEKYLQQREKMGFPLVREKGDGV; from the coding sequence ATGAACTTTCAAGATGTTATTTTAACACTGCAATCCTATTGGTCCAAAAAAGGATGCTTGCTGGTTCAGCCCTACGATCTGGAAGTGGGGGCCGGCACCTTCCATCCGACCACCCTGCTCAAAGCCATCGGTCCGGAGCCGTGGCGGGTCGCCTATGTGCAACCCTCCCGCCGCCCGACGGATGGCCGTTACGGCGAAAACCCCAACCGGTTGCAGCATTATTATCAGTTTCAGGTGATGTTAAAGCCCTCCCCCACGGATGTCCAGCAATTGTATTTGGAAAGCTTGAAAGCCCTGGGCGTGGATCCGCTGGCCCACGATATCCGCTTTGTGGAGGATGACTGGGAGTCTCCCACGCTGGGCGCCTCAGGGCTTGGCTGGGAGGTCTGGCTGGATGGCATGGAGATCACCCAGTTTACGTATTTTCAACTGGCGGGCAGCATCGAGTTGTCCCCGATTCCCGTGGAAATCACCTACGGTCTGGAGCGTATCACCATGTACTTACAGGGCGTCGATAATGTCTATGATCTGAAATGGAACGATTCGGTCACCTATGGCCAGGTATACCATCAGCAGGAAGTGGAGCAATCGACCTATAATTTTGAGAAGGCGGACGTGAAAAAACTCCTTGGTTTTTTTAACGCCTATGAAGCTGAATCCAAGCAACAGATCGATTCGGGCCTTGTGGTGCCAGCATATGAATACTGCCTTAAGTGCTCCCACACCTTTAACCTGCTCGATGCACGAGGGGCCATCAGCGTCACGGAGCGAACCGGATATATCGCCAGAATCCGGAATATGGCGCGGTTATGCGCGGAAAAATATCTTCAGCAGCGAGAGAAGATGGGCTTTCCGTTGGTCAGAGAAAAAGGCGATGGAGTCTAA
- a CDS encoding DUF4115 domain-containing protein — protein sequence MIEHKVKQNRDIDYDAMSFGRYLKALRLEKGISIKRVSFETRIKPDMLNAIETEDHDKLPDPVFVKGFLKAYATLIGANPDETVQRYLANCHLHIQTARYEADLIRSRKRLWLRLTVSLGALACLIFFSVWLTSAPDTIKKEAPPIAPAIATPAREKAPVIAPETPEPKQPAPVTATNTLVIAGVKETWVKLIIDEQTPKKYTINAGDRLEFTAEHGINLLIGNATGVNLIFNHKPFPIHGKPGQMVTLRLP from the coding sequence ATGATCGAACATAAAGTGAAACAGAATAGAGACATTGATTACGATGCGATGTCTTTCGGACGATATTTGAAAGCGCTCCGCCTTGAAAAAGGCATTTCAATCAAGCGAGTGTCCTTTGAAACCCGCATAAAACCGGACATGCTCAATGCGATTGAAACCGAAGATCACGACAAGCTGCCCGACCCGGTATTTGTGAAGGGCTTTTTAAAAGCTTATGCCACGCTCATCGGCGCCAACCCCGATGAGACCGTGCAGCGGTACCTGGCCAATTGCCATTTGCACATTCAGACCGCCCGATATGAAGCCGATTTGATTCGCTCGCGCAAACGGCTTTGGCTACGGCTGACTGTTTCACTGGGGGCACTGGCATGCCTGATCTTTTTCTCCGTATGGCTGACATCGGCGCCCGACACAATTAAAAAAGAAGCACCGCCAATTGCGCCGGCCATTGCAACGCCTGCACGGGAAAAAGCGCCCGTAATCGCTCCGGAGACGCCCGAGCCAAAACAACCCGCCCCGGTCACGGCAACGAATACGCTGGTGATTGCAGGGGTGAAAGAAACATGGGTCAAGCTCATCATTGATGAGCAAACGCCCAAAAAATATACCATTAATGCAGGAGACCGGTTGGAATTTACTGCCGAACACGGCATCAACCTATTGATAGGAAACGCCACGGGTGTCAATTTGATATTCAACCATAAGCCGTTTCCGATTCACGGAAAACCGGGACAAATGGTGACACTGCGGTTGCCTTGA
- a CDS encoding galactokinase: MPIHYQEGALHHFLTSTPIRASAPCRIDMGGTLDIRSFYLPLGHLSPCTVNIALNLRTSVSLQPYETGRIKVSSKGFDSAAFPLDTAPFNHPMGLIFAVASYFRAEGVHVHIDSTSPPRSALGGSSVAAVALVAAFDAACCAIEKRPQMNPSQIARLAHAIEESVAGVPCGTQDQLAAAFGGVNAWYWRYGPDGPFFEQRALAPEMAGMMEKRLLVAYCGIPHESKDVNSRWVRQFLAGDTRDNWASIVTLVHRFEQALRTMNMDEAVAAMNREMALRKEMTPDVLDDIGNKLVTAALETGCGARISGAGAGGCIWALGEPERMRRLRTEWHRIAGARQDARLLDAGIDMRGVMIETGGCTAIPENDEVY, from the coding sequence ATGCCTATTCACTATCAAGAAGGCGCGTTGCATCATTTCCTCACATCCACGCCGATCCGCGCTTCGGCGCCCTGCCGCATCGATATGGGCGGAACCTTGGATATTCGCTCGTTTTATCTGCCCTTGGGGCACCTTTCCCCCTGCACCGTCAATATCGCACTGAACCTGCGAACCAGCGTCAGCCTGCAGCCCTATGAAACGGGCCGAATCAAAGTGAGTTCAAAAGGGTTTGACAGCGCCGCCTTTCCGTTGGATACTGCGCCTTTTAATCATCCGATGGGGCTGATTTTTGCTGTGGCAAGCTATTTCCGGGCGGAGGGAGTGCATGTGCACATCGACTCAACCTCCCCCCCGAGAAGCGCGCTGGGGGGCTCGTCCGTAGCCGCCGTGGCACTGGTCGCCGCGTTTGACGCGGCCTGTTGCGCCATCGAAAAACGGCCGCAAATGAATCCATCGCAAATCGCACGATTGGCGCACGCCATTGAGGAAAGCGTGGCGGGGGTTCCCTGCGGGACTCAGGACCAATTGGCGGCCGCCTTTGGCGGTGTCAATGCCTGGTATTGGCGATATGGCCCGGACGGCCCATTTTTCGAGCAGCGCGCCCTTGCGCCGGAAATGGCCGGCATGATGGAAAAACGCCTGCTAGTCGCCTACTGCGGCATCCCGCATGAATCAAAGGATGTCAATTCCCGCTGGGTGCGGCAGTTTCTGGCCGGAGACACGCGGGATAACTGGGCAAGCATCGTGACGCTGGTCCATCGGTTTGAACAGGCCTTACGCACCATGAATATGGACGAGGCCGTTGCCGCCATGAACCGGGAGATGGCCCTTCGAAAAGAAATGACACCGGATGTTTTGGATGATATCGGAAACAAACTGGTAACAGCGGCCCTTGAAACCGGTTGCGGCGCCAGAATTTCAGGCGCCGGCGCGGGCGGTTGTATCTGGGCGCTGGGTGAACCCGAGCGCATGCGCCGGTTGCGCACTGAATGGCACCGGATTGCCGGTGCCCGGCAAGACGCCCGCCTGCTCGATGCGGGCATTGACATGCGCGGTGTTATGATAGAAACCGGGGGCTGCACGGCCATCCCGGAAAATGACGAGGTTTATTAA
- a CDS encoding SurA N-terminal domain-containing protein translates to MIGSKSSHPIRTMARRFFRAVTCISILFTASPALSAQPQVVDRIVAVVNGDIIVHQDINEMLAPLVAELLQSGQPPEKINEIIFDQRQRLLSMLIDQKLMLQASTKYEITVSDKEVDAAVERMKEANKLTDERLRSALQNQGLSMAEFRNNYREQILLNRIENLEVTSRIVVSEDDIKAYYAQHADEYKGARQYHLRHLMMDAPAYAPAEEKTTAYKRMEAAMLALKAGEPFVEVVKRHADRKYAVAEGELGLFNLEDLAPALKEAVENLAIGQYTPILETGQGYQIIYLENIVETQSVSLAEKKDEIREKLLRETVKQRKQDWLETLRKNAQIKIIN, encoded by the coding sequence ATGATTGGAAGCAAATCATCCCATCCCATCCGCACCATGGCCCGCCGATTCTTCAGGGCCGTGACTTGTATCAGCATACTTTTCACCGCATCACCGGCACTTTCGGCTCAGCCTCAGGTGGTGGATCGAATCGTTGCCGTGGTCAACGGTGACATTATTGTGCATCAGGATATTAACGAAATGTTGGCGCCATTGGTGGCGGAACTGCTGCAGTCCGGACAACCACCCGAAAAGATAAACGAAATAATTTTTGATCAACGCCAAAGGCTTTTAAGTATGCTCATAGATCAAAAACTGATGCTTCAGGCAAGCACCAAATATGAAATCACCGTTAGCGACAAGGAGGTGGACGCCGCTGTCGAGCGCATGAAAGAAGCCAATAAACTCACCGATGAAAGGCTTCGAAGCGCCTTGCAAAACCAGGGCCTCTCCATGGCTGAATTTCGAAATAATTACAGGGAGCAAATCCTGTTGAACCGAATCGAGAACCTGGAAGTGACCTCCCGAATTGTCGTGTCCGAAGACGATATCAAAGCCTATTATGCGCAGCATGCGGATGAATATAAAGGCGCGCGGCAATACCATTTGCGACACCTCATGATGGATGCACCGGCCTATGCACCCGCCGAGGAAAAAACAACCGCGTACAAGAGAATGGAAGCGGCGATGCTCGCACTGAAGGCAGGAGAACCCTTTGTCGAAGTGGTGAAACGGCATGCGGATCGGAAATATGCCGTCGCAGAAGGGGAACTGGGACTGTTTAATCTCGAAGATCTCGCGCCGGCGCTCAAAGAAGCGGTTGAAAATCTCGCCATCGGCCAATACACTCCCATTCTGGAAACCGGGCAAGGCTACCAGATCATCTATTTGGAAAATATAGTTGAGACGCAATCCGTATCCTTGGCGGAAAAAAAGGACGAAATAAGAGAAAAGCTGTTAAGAGAAACGGTAAAACAAAGAAAACAAGACTGGCTCGAAACCCTGCGCAAAAACGCACAGATAAAAATAATCAACTAA
- the mfd gene encoding transcription-repair coupling factor, with protein MYYSQKQENHSVQSLLETVKKNRGGIHCVGMGGAERAYLTSLVYGTAHRPIIVIAPTAKQAEQFISDIMFFTGDKEATPLYFPAYNILPSQYLSYHNETAAQRIATLYHLSVSDKPLMVVTTVGALLQRILPKAELVNFAELLMTNEALERDRLVSKLNAGGYTRAMIVEEPGDYCIRGGILDVFSPLYSDPLRIEFFGDMVDSIRFFSAATQRTIRPIDEAVILPARELVLKKENLDQVFQRIRQLGADQHLPVTQIRALVDRIKAEGIFPGIESLTPMFFPELDTLFNYAPPDTLFISLAPNALKDAAEELTRRAQAHYQKALEERRLCVPLESMYISRQEAIALISERGALTMDTLAVAAAPAGAGAPSYPPGESQFHFRIEDTGNLRLALKAMRDREHLFEPLIEWIHTHRNAGLDTLLVCRSRSQADRLCALISPYGIDPECHAGYPEPDRPSRRAIVCIGRLSAGFVWPEAGLAAITDEEIFGGAYRRQKAIKAASGTQLLELADLKQGDLVVHQSHGIGQYEGLTKLTLEGNTNDFILITYRDADKLYLPVDRMNMIQKYMGVDSITPVLDKLGGKTWEKIREKVKRSTEKIAGELLKLYAARKVEKGTAFTAVDRSFREFETAFPYEETADQMKAIDVVLADMGREQPMDRLVCGDVGYGKTEVALRAAFLAANSGKQVAVLVPTTVLAEQHFKSFSERFARYPFFVECLSRFRSPKEQRAIIENLKTGKIDIIIGTHRLLSKDVSFKDIGLIILDEEQRFGVTHKEKLKKLRHTVDVLALTATPIPRTLHLSMMGVRDISIISTPPEQRHPIVTYICEPDDVTITEAVQKELDRDGQVFFVHNHISDIDAMATHIQKLVPQARLGIAHGRMPEGALEKVMLDFLNHHIDILVCTTIIESGLDIGTANTILINRADRFGLAQIYQLRGRVGRSDEQAYAYLFIPRDSTITVDAQKRLKVLMEHSDLGSGFQIAMNDLKIRGGGTILGASQSGHIAAVGYDMFLQLMENSISEMKGEPVIEALEPEINITVSAFLPENYIPHIDQRLALYRRLSRLTEVKELSDFKSELTDRFGTLPPEAANLLLKILLRVLCIKAGVRRLDLSGFNLVLSFSEPHQKRPFALVDLVTKSPNMYRFTPEQGLRVHLSTGPPTSLLAQTKNILKEIMQHVNA; from the coding sequence TTGTATTACAGCCAAAAACAAGAAAATCATTCGGTTCAATCCCTGCTGGAAACCGTGAAGAAAAACCGCGGCGGTATTCATTGCGTCGGAATGGGGGGGGCGGAACGAGCCTATCTAACTTCCCTGGTTTATGGAACCGCCCACCGGCCAATCATCGTCATTGCCCCCACGGCCAAGCAGGCGGAGCAATTCATTTCGGACATCATGTTTTTTACAGGCGACAAAGAAGCGACGCCCCTTTATTTTCCGGCCTATAATATTTTGCCGTCCCAGTATTTATCCTATCATAACGAAACGGCAGCCCAGCGCATCGCCACGCTATACCACCTCAGCGTATCCGACAAGCCGCTCATGGTCGTCACCACGGTCGGAGCGCTCTTGCAACGGATTCTCCCCAAAGCCGAGTTGGTGAATTTTGCCGAGCTACTCATGACCAATGAAGCCCTCGAGCGCGACCGCCTGGTATCCAAGCTGAACGCCGGCGGCTACACCCGCGCCATGATCGTGGAAGAACCCGGAGATTATTGTATTCGAGGCGGCATATTGGATGTTTTCTCGCCGCTGTATTCGGATCCGCTGCGAATCGAGTTTTTCGGGGATATGGTGGATTCCATCCGGTTTTTTTCCGCGGCCACGCAGCGCACAATTCGACCCATCGATGAGGCCGTCATTTTACCGGCACGCGAACTCGTTCTGAAAAAAGAAAATCTGGATCAGGTGTTTCAACGCATTCGGCAACTCGGCGCGGATCAGCACCTGCCGGTCACCCAAATCCGCGCCCTGGTGGACCGGATTAAAGCCGAAGGCATTTTTCCGGGCATCGAAAGCCTGACACCGATGTTTTTCCCGGAGTTGGACACCTTATTTAACTATGCGCCTCCTGATACGCTTTTCATTTCATTGGCGCCCAACGCCCTTAAGGATGCCGCCGAAGAGTTGACGCGTCGGGCGCAGGCTCATTATCAAAAGGCCCTTGAAGAACGCAGGCTATGTGTCCCGCTCGAATCCATGTATATTTCCCGACAGGAGGCTATTGCCCTGATCTCGGAAAGAGGCGCTTTGACCATGGACACCCTGGCCGTTGCCGCCGCACCTGCCGGGGCCGGTGCGCCGTCCTACCCGCCCGGTGAATCGCAATTTCATTTTCGTATCGAAGACACGGGCAATCTTCGTCTTGCACTGAAAGCCATGCGCGACCGGGAGCATCTATTTGAACCACTGATCGAGTGGATACACACGCATCGAAATGCCGGCCTGGACACCTTGCTCGTATGCCGCAGCCGGTCCCAGGCTGACCGGCTGTGCGCCTTGATATCGCCCTACGGAATTGATCCGGAATGCCATGCCGGATATCCGGAACCGGACCGACCTTCAAGGCGGGCAATCGTCTGCATCGGCCGGCTATCCGCGGGTTTCGTCTGGCCGGAAGCCGGACTGGCCGCGATCACCGATGAAGAAATTTTCGGCGGCGCGTATCGGCGGCAAAAAGCCATTAAAGCGGCTTCCGGAACCCAGTTGCTGGAACTGGCAGACTTAAAGCAAGGCGATCTTGTGGTTCATCAAAGCCACGGCATCGGGCAATATGAAGGGCTCACCAAGCTGACGCTGGAAGGCAACACCAATGATTTTATTCTCATCACCTACCGGGATGCGGATAAGCTCTATCTTCCGGTAGATCGCATGAATATGATTCAAAAATACATGGGTGTGGACAGCATCACGCCGGTCCTGGACAAGCTGGGCGGAAAAACCTGGGAGAAAATCAGGGAAAAGGTCAAGCGTTCCACAGAAAAGATCGCCGGCGAACTGCTCAAGCTCTATGCCGCGCGAAAGGTGGAAAAAGGCACTGCCTTTACGGCCGTTGACCGCTCCTTTAGAGAATTTGAAACGGCCTTTCCCTATGAAGAAACCGCTGATCAGATGAAAGCCATCGATGTCGTTCTCGCGGACATGGGCCGGGAGCAGCCCATGGACCGGCTAGTTTGCGGCGATGTGGGATACGGAAAAACCGAGGTAGCGCTTCGCGCCGCCTTTCTGGCCGCCAACAGCGGCAAGCAAGTGGCGGTTCTCGTCCCGACCACGGTGCTGGCGGAACAGCATTTTAAATCTTTCTCGGAACGATTCGCACGCTATCCCTTTTTTGTGGAATGCTTAAGCCGGTTCCGATCCCCCAAAGAACAACGAGCCATCATCGAGAATCTAAAGACGGGCAAGATCGATATCATTATCGGTACGCACCGGTTGTTGTCCAAGGATGTATCCTTTAAAGATATCGGACTGATCATCCTGGATGAAGAGCAACGATTCGGCGTCACACACAAGGAAAAACTGAAAAAACTGCGGCATACCGTGGATGTGCTGGCCCTGACCGCCACGCCCATTCCCCGGACGTTGCACTTATCGATGATGGGGGTGCGCGACATCAGCATTATTTCCACACCACCCGAGCAACGCCACCCCATTGTGACCTACATCTGCGAACCCGACGATGTCACCATCACCGAAGCCGTTCAAAAAGAGCTCGACCGAGACGGCCAGGTGTTTTTCGTGCATAACCACATTTCCGATATCGACGCCATGGCGACGCACATTCAAAAACTGGTGCCACAAGCGCGTCTCGGCATCGCTCACGGCCGCATGCCCGAAGGCGCGCTTGAAAAAGTGATGCTCGATTTTCTAAACCACCACATCGATATTCTGGTCTGCACCACCATCATTGAATCCGGGCTTGATATCGGCACCGCCAACACGATTTTGATTAATCGGGCGGACCGTTTCGGTCTGGCGCAAATCTATCAATTGCGCGGCCGGGTGGGAAGATCCGACGAACAAGCTTATGCCTATCTCTTTATTCCCAGGGACAGCACCATAACCGTCGATGCCCAGAAACGCCTCAAGGTGCTCATGGAACACAGCGATTTGGGCTCCGGGTTTCAGATCGCCATGAATGACCTTAAAATCCGCGGCGGCGGCACGATTCTGGGGGCATCCCAGTCCGGCCATATTGCCGCCGTGGGGTACGATATGTTCCTTCAACTCATGGAAAATTCGATCAGCGAGATGAAAGGCGAGCCGGTCATCGAGGCGCTGGAGCCAGAGATCAACATCACGGTATCCGCCTTTCTTCCGGAAAATTATATTCCCCATATCGATCAGCGTCTGGCCCTTTACCGGCGTCTTTCAAGACTCACCGAAGTAAAGGAACTCTCTGATTTTAAATCCGAACTGACCGATCGATTCGGTACGCTGCCCCCCGAAGCGGCCAACCTGCTGCTTAAGATTCTGCTTCGCGTGCTTTGCATCAAGGCCGGTGTGCGACGGCTTGATCTGAGCGGATTCAATCTGGTGTTGAGCTTTTCCGAACCCCACCAGAAACGCCCCTTTGCGCTCGTCGATTTGGTCACCAAATCCCCGAACATGTATCGGTTCACGCCGGAGCAGGGCTTGCGGGTGCATCTGTCCACCGGCCCGCCTACGAGCCTTCTGGCGCAGACTAAAAACATCTTGAAAGAAATCATGCAACATGTTAACGCCTGA
- the mgtE gene encoding magnesium transporter has translation MEKDLNRILIDSINRLIRRNAIHHLRKIVNRTHAADLSVAFQSLPVAHQRKLFDMIDDVEDQGLLLSMLDRDTFQKLIDGIDLDKVVEIFEKMPNDDVADLIALLPPETSDALLQKMKREGSDEVEKLLKYDDETAGGIMVPDFIALKEDTTARDAIASLQTEFADVEMPFYLYAVDEYGKLVGVSSLRQLVVVPPETPLKSFITTDVISVRTDTDQEEVAKIVARYDILAVPVVDENHRLVGIVTVDDVIDIIRKEATEDILKMAGAGEEFVETKSILRSTRIRLPWLFVSCLGGLLAAFVIGHFEASIKQIAYLAAFIPVIGGMGGNIGTQSSTIVVRGLATGRLHVRDIWSVVRKELTIGFFLGSLYGLFIATVAQFRYNTYIVAVSAGLALICSMSIAALVGSLVPMLFERIKIDPAVATGPFVTTAVDIISVFTYFSIATALMGI, from the coding sequence ATGGAAAAAGATCTCAACAGAATTCTGATAGACAGTATCAACCGCCTGATACGACGCAACGCCATTCACCATCTTCGCAAAATCGTCAACCGAACGCATGCTGCCGATCTGTCGGTCGCCTTTCAATCCCTGCCCGTCGCACATCAACGCAAACTATTTGATATGATAGATGATGTTGAAGATCAAGGGTTGTTGCTCAGCATGCTCGACCGGGATACGTTTCAGAAACTCATTGACGGCATCGATCTGGACAAGGTGGTCGAAATTTTCGAAAAAATGCCCAATGACGACGTCGCGGATCTCATTGCCCTGTTGCCCCCGGAAACATCGGACGCCTTGCTTCAAAAAATGAAGCGGGAAGGCTCCGATGAAGTCGAAAAGCTCCTCAAATATGATGATGAGACCGCCGGCGGTATCATGGTACCGGACTTTATCGCGCTTAAAGAAGATACCACGGCCCGTGACGCCATTGCCTCCCTCCAGACCGAATTCGCCGATGTCGAAATGCCCTTCTATTTGTATGCGGTGGATGAATACGGCAAACTCGTCGGTGTCAGCTCGCTTCGGCAACTGGTTGTGGTACCGCCGGAAACACCCCTGAAATCCTTTATCACCACCGACGTGATTTCGGTACGAACAGACACCGACCAGGAAGAAGTGGCCAAAATCGTCGCCCGATACGACATTCTGGCCGTTCCGGTGGTGGATGAAAACCATCGATTGGTGGGTATTGTCACGGTGGATGATGTCATCGACATTATTCGAAAGGAAGCCACCGAGGACATTTTGAAAATGGCCGGCGCCGGCGAGGAGTTCGTGGAAACCAAATCCATCCTGCGAAGCACGCGGATTCGGTTGCCGTGGCTATTTGTGAGCTGCCTGGGCGGACTTTTGGCCGCGTTTGTCATCGGCCACTTCGAAGCCAGCATCAAACAGATAGCCTATCTGGCGGCCTTTATTCCGGTGATCGGCGGCATGGGCGGAAATATCGGCACTCAATCCTCCACGATTGTCGTCCGCGGGCTTGCCACAGGCCGGCTGCATGTTCGGGATATCTGGTCGGTGGTCCGCAAGGAACTGACCATCGGATTTTTTCTCGGATCCCTTTACGGACTCTTCATCGCAACCGTCGCCCAATTTCGCTATAACACATACATCGTGGCTGTTTCGGCGGGACTGGCCCTGATCTGCTCGATGTCCATTGCAGCCCTGGTTGGCTCACTGGTTCCCATGCTCTTTGAGCGAATTAAAATCGATCCGGCGGTCGCAACGGGGCCCTTTGTAACGACTGCGGTGGACATTATCAGTGTTTTTACCTATTTCTCAATCGCCACCGCGCTCATGGGTATCTAA